The DNA window TTGGTTCCTACACGTGAACTTGTTGTTCAGGTCGTTGATGAAATTGAAAAACTAGCTGCTTACATTAATGTTAGAGTTTTAGGTGTTTATGGTGGCACAAATATCAATACACAAAAACAGGCTGTTGCTCAAGGGCAAGATATTATTGTAGCAACTCCAGGCCGTTTATTTGATCTCGCTGTAAGTCATGTGTTGCATTTAAAAAGCATTCAAAAATTAGTGATTGATGAAGTTGATGTGATGTTAGATTTAGGATTTAGACATCAATTACTTAATATATTTGACATCTTACCTGAGCGAAGACAAAACATTATGTTTTCGGCAACTATGACTGAAGATGTTGATGCATTAATAACAGATTTCTTCACAAAACCTCAACGCGTAACTATTGCAGTTTCTGGAACACCGTTGCATAATATTGAACAAGAACGTTATGATGTTGCAAACTTTCATACGAAGACTAATTTATTAGAATATCTATTAAACGATTCTGAAACCTATAATAAAGTTCTCGTTTTTGTCGCTTTTAAAAGATTGGCAGATTTACTATTTGAAGAAATAGAAGAACGCTTCCCAGGACAATCTTGTGTGATTCATTCTAATAAAACTCAAAATTACCGACTAAGAAGCATTGAGCAATTTAGAGCTGGAGATAATAGAATGTTGATCGCTACAGATGTCATGGCTCGTGGACTAGATATTGAAAACATAAGTCATGTTATTAATTTTGACACGCCAAAGTTTCCAGAAAATTACATGCATCGTATTGGTAGAACTGGACGTGCTGAACAACAAGGTCGAGCACTCACCTTCTCTACTAAAAAAGAGCAAGAAGCGATTGAGACCATTCAGGAGTATATGGAAATGAAAATCCCATTAATAGATTTCCCAGAAAACGTTGAAATTTCTAAACAATTAATTGAAGAAGAGCGTCCTCAAATTAGAGAACACAACAATCCAACAAAACAAACTGGAGATGATGTTCCTGGCCCAGCATTTCATGAGAAAAAAGACAAAAACAAAAAGGAAAATTTAGGAGGTTCTTATAAATTTAAAATTGCAGCAAAATACAAGAAACCTAAAACTAGAGGAGACAAAAATTACAACAAGCGAAATAAGAAATAAGTAATACAGCACACAGTATTCAGTATTCAGTATTCAGTATTCAGTCCTTACTCGTATGTAAAACAATTAAGAATGTTCTGCTTGATTTATCATAAAAAAATCCCTTTTCAAATTAATGAAAAGGGAAAGTGAACCATCGTCAAATCGTTAAAGACTTATAATCATACTAACCTTTAACCCTAAATTACTTAGTCTATAATTTTTATCTGATTCTCCACTATATCTTTAATAGGAACTATAAGTTTTCCTTCTGAGTTTTTGAGTGTCACTGAGATATTGCTTATTGCACCTACTTCGTACACTTTAGTCTCAAACTCTATTTTCTGACCAACTTCATAGGTCTTTCTTGTATAAAATGTTCTTAATAAATCGGCAACTACTTCTCTTGCTCCTAATCCAAATGCCAATGCAAATGACACTAAGAAAGCAGCAAGAATCATTGTAAGATTACTTGTTATGATTTCTGTATCAACACCTGCTTGATTTAGAGCTGTTATTGAAATGAATATGATTAACAAGAAAAACACGACTTGACTTATCATTTTTCCACCAGACAAATCCATAGACTCAAAAAAGGATTTTAGTCCGTTTTTTACAAAATTTGCAAACAACAATCCTAAAGTAAAGATGATTAGAGCTACAAATAATTGAGGCAAATAACCTAAGAAATTACTGATTTGCTCTGATAAGGTTTTCATATTTAATATATCAGAAACTATAATCAGCAACATGATATAAATAACCCATTTTACAAAGGTTGACACAATTTTTATAGTATCAAAATTGAGTTGTTTACCTTCAACAATTTCTATTTCATTTAACTTATCATCTAGTTTATTAGCGTGAGCGAGTTTCAATGCTTTTTTGATAAGCTTAACTACAATTTTAGTAATTAACCAACCTATGATTAATACTACTAATGCTAAAACGACATTCATTAACATGCTAGATATTTCTGGCCACATACCACTTAATGAATCTAATGCGTTATTCTTAATATCTGTTACTTTGTCCATTACGTTTGATTATATATTAATAGCTAATTATTTTTTATCTCTTTTATTCATTACTGTCTCTATAACGTCACCAAGATTGTAAGAAAACAATTCTGCTAACTCCATCAATAATTTTGCAATAGCAATATCATTCATCACCTTAGACTTAAGTTCTGGTGGAACTGCTCTCAATGGCTTATTTATGTCTTTAAAAGGATTCTCCATTACACAAGATTATCATTATAAACAGTTAACAATTTGTCCTTAGCACGTTTGATTCTCATCTTCACAGCACTTTCTCCAATATCTAAAACACTTACAATCTCTCTAATGGAAAGATTATCTTGGTATTTTAGCAACAGTATCATTTTTTCTTCAGGCGAAACGAGTTCTAAAGCTTGTTTGAGTTTATCTATTCTCATATCATTAAACTCTTCGTCGTTTGGCTCTTCAGAAATATTTTCTATATCTGCATAATCTACAGATTGCTTTTCAAATTTTTTAGCTGTATTTCGTGTGACATAATTAACACAATGGTTATAGGTAAATGCATACAACCATGTTGAAAACTTAGACTTCCCTTTGAAACTTGCCAGCTTAACAAATAGTTTCAAAAACACGTCTTGCGTTAAATCTTTTGCTTCGTCTTCATCTTTAGCAAAACCATAACATTTGTTATAAACTAAAGATGCAAAACGATCATACAGGACTTCAAAAAGTAAAGTATCATTGTTTTTCACAATATTACTCACCAGTTCTTCGTCTGTTTGCTTGTTATTTTTTTTTAAGGGTTCCAAAAATATTGGATTGATTATAAAGGTTAACATTAAGACACACACTTATAAATTAAGTCACATCTTAATACTTAAGAATTTCAAAATTATGAAAATTAACAGTTGAAGACTTCAAAAAGCACACATAAAAAAAGCGAATTCAAATGAATTCGCTTTTTAAATTAAGATATAAATAAACTATTTTAGTTTTGACTTAGAGCTTCTATACGTCTTTTTAGTTGTTCATCTCTATTTATATTGTAAGCAATATTAAGGTGTTTTATAGCGTTTTCTATATCATTTACCGATTCGAAATAATCAGCTAGCATTTCATATGCCAGAGTTTTATTTGGATAATACTCAATTGCTTTATTTAAAAATAATTTGGCCTTTTCTTTTTGATCAGTTTGAAAATACATGTGTCCATAGCCTACAAAAAGTTCTTCTACCATAGGTGGCACAACATAACCAAAATGGTTTTTATATATTTCTTCTTGATTTTTTAATGATTCAATTAAATCTTCTATTGAAGTTTCAGGATTATTATATGTCTGCGGACTTTTAAATTGATACCATTTGAAAACAGCAACTAATCCATCTCTAATTGCTGGCAATGGCACAGTTCCATGCAAATCTTCAGGGTACACCTTCCAGCTAAATTGAAGTCCGTTTTGTTTTTGAGCTGAAGCATATTCAGAAAACTCAACAATTGAACGCGGAAACAATGTAAACTCTGAAGTATTTTCCATCAAATTATCTATTGTAACTGTATCATCAGACATATGTAATTGCTCAGCAGCAAAAGCGACAAACAATGATTTACCTTTAAAGGATTTACTTTTCAACTTAACTTTTGCTTCTTTTAATAATTTTTGACCATCCCAATCTAAACTTGGGTCAATTGCTATATAATTATTAAAAAGATGAGAATGTTTTAGCAAAACATTTATTGTAAACAGTCCAGCGTAAGAATGGCCAATCAATGTTCGATATCTAGACGTCTGAAATGTTTTATCAATGTAAGGCATTAAATCGGTTTCAATAAATGTTGTAAACTGTTCTGCTCCTCCACTTTCATTTTGCATAGTAGCGCCACGACGATTTTCAATTTTTGAAATCGTTAAATTACGTGTTCTGTTTTTTCTATTTGATATGCCTACCAAAATCATATGCGGCATATAATGTCCCCAATAATTATCATAAACAACTTCTAAACTTGATTTTAACGAAAAACCATCTAATAAATAGATTACAGGATATTTAGCTTTGCTTTTCGGATTGTAATTTTCTGGCAATTTTACCCAAAAATGCCTATAACTATTTAAAGTCTTTGAATATATACTATCTGTAATCTCATAATCTATTTGATTAAATCCATCTTGTGTAGATTGAGCATATATCGACAGACTTGATAATACCGTAATTATAGTTACTGTTATTTGAATTATTTTTCTCATAATTTAAACATGAATATTAAATTATTCTGAAACCTCTTCAGAAGTTAACACAAATCTTAAAACAATAATTCCTACTCTAGTCACTACAAAAGTAAAAAGTCCAAAAGTTGCTGTTAATAATGACACTTTTAGTCCTCCAGCAAAAATAGATGGATCAGGATTACCCATTGCTTCAACAGAATCAAACGCTGTAATTAAACCAAGAACTGAACCTAGAAATCCTAATACAAGACCTAGCAAGCTAGAATCGGATGCAAGTTTTAACATTTTACGTGCTTTTTCTTCAGTTTTTTTTGCAGAAGAAAATCCAATCACAAGAAATACAATGGAAATAAGCAAACAAATTAATATTAGCGTCATGAAAAATGGTCCACCATCCATAAAAATATTCATAAAAATTGAAAAGTTAAATATGCTCTTTAAAGCAAGTGTTAGTGTCATCATAGTTTTTAAATTTAGTTAAACATACTCAAACTTAAAAATTAAGAGTTCTGATATTTAATTAATGCGACCAACAACCATTTTGCAGATGGATTCTACATAAATGTCAAAAAGCTTGCTAAATTGGTTGTTCATCTCAAAATAGACTTATCCAGTAAAAAAATATAGTATTATTGTATTGAACAACAGTATATGTTTACAAAGCAATTCATTTTAAAAAAAATAGGACAGATCATTTTACACCTTCTTTTTTGGGTTGGTGTATTATTTTTCTACACCTATTTTTTTGGAGTAAATAGCTCTAAATTTGAAGATACCTTACTCTTTTCACTTTGTTTAATGCCTACAACAATTGCAACTACTTATGTCTCGACGTATAAATTAATACCAGATTATTTAGTCACTAAACAGTATTGGCGATTTGCTCTTTATAGTTTATACACACTCATCATATCTGTATATTTATTAATGGTTTCGATTTTTTTTAGTCTCATTTACATTTCAAATTTCGAATATGACGAAATGAATCCTGCTACCAAAAATATAATTTTTATTTGCACTGCTGTTTATTTAGTCGTCGTCATCGTTAGCGCTTTTAAACTATTAAAACTGAATTTAAAGCAAGCTTCTGAAACAAAAGCATTAGAAACTAAAATCCTAGACACGCAACTAAAACTTAAGGAACAAGAGCTTAATTATTTGAAGATGCAAATTCATCCGCATTTCTTATTTAATACACTAAATACGATGTATGGTTTTGCGTTGAAGAAAGCTGAACAAACACCAGATATGATTCTGAAACTGTCTAACCTATTAGATTATCTATTGTATCAAGCTGAAAAACCTTTCGTTTTATTGTCTGAAGAAATTGCACATATTAAAGATTATATCGATTTAGAAAAAATGCGATTTAACGACACACTACAAGTCAATTTTAATATTGAAGTTGCTTCAGAAACGACAAGCATTGCTCCAATGCTATTGCTTCCGTTTATAGAAAACAGTTTCAAACATGGAAGTATTGTTGATGGCAAACTCACAATTAACATTCAACTTACAGCAGATACAAACTCCATTGATTTCAGCATACAAAATTCTAATTCTAAAAACTACGATTCTCAACAAGGTATTGGACTAGACAACATACAAAAACGATTGGAATTATTATATGCTAACCAATATCAATTAAACATAAAAAATCAAGAGAATCAATTTTCTGTACAACTTCAGTTAAAAACAGTTAATCATGACTAAAAAGCATCCTATTTCCTGTTTAATTGTCGATGATGAAGCGATTGCCAGAGAAATCATTGCAACTCATTTATCAAAAATTGACAACATCCATATTGTTGCGAGTTGTAGTAATGCTGTTGAAGCGTTTAACCACATCAGTAATCAAAAAATTGATTTGGTATTTTTAGATATTAATATGCCTGAAATTTCTGGTATTTCGTTCGCAAAATCTATTAATAATGACATTAAAGTTATATTTACAACAGCCTACAGAGACTACGCTGTTGAAGGTTTTGAGCTTAAAGCTGTTGATTATTTATTAAAGCCTATTTCATTTGAAAGACTTCAGAAAGCGCTTCACTCCTATTTTGAAATCTATGGCAAAAATGAGCAAATATTAATAGCATCTTCTGAAAATTCTGATTTCATTTTTGTACGATCAGAACGTAAAATGATCAAAATAAATTTTGATGCTATCATCTACATTGAAAGTTATAGCGATTACCTTAAAATACATTTAAATGAATCAACTATAATTACTAGAGAAACCATTACGTCTATTGAAGCCAAACTTCCGAAGTCTTTGTTTTTGAGAATTCACAGATCGTATATTATTTCTATTGCCTCCATTAATTCGTTTACGAATGAACACATTACCATTCAAAATAATGCGTTGCCAATTAGCAGAACGTATAAAAAAGAAGTCTTAAGTTTTTTAGAAAAATTTTAATCTATTCAATAAATCCTCTTTAATTACGTTGAACTAATAATTATTATTTTT is part of the Psychroserpens ponticola genome and encodes:
- a CDS encoding LytR/AlgR family response regulator transcription factor, with the translated sequence MTKKHPISCLIVDDEAIAREIIATHLSKIDNIHIVASCSNAVEAFNHISNQKIDLVFLDINMPEISGISFAKSINNDIKVIFTTAYRDYAVEGFELKAVDYLLKPISFERLQKALHSYFEIYGKNEQILIASSENSDFIFVRSERKMIKINFDAIIYIESYSDYLKIHLNESTIITRETITSIEAKLPKSLFLRIHRSYIISIASINSFTNEHITIQNNALPISRTYKKEVLSFLEKF
- a CDS encoding sensor histidine kinase; the protein is MFTKQFILKKIGQIILHLLFWVGVLFFYTYFFGVNSSKFEDTLLFSLCLMPTTIATTYVSTYKLIPDYLVTKQYWRFALYSLYTLIISVYLLMVSIFFSLIYISNFEYDEMNPATKNIIFICTAVYLVVVIVSAFKLLKLNLKQASETKALETKILDTQLKLKEQELNYLKMQIHPHFLFNTLNTMYGFALKKAEQTPDMILKLSNLLDYLLYQAEKPFVLLSEEIAHIKDYIDLEKMRFNDTLQVNFNIEVASETTSIAPMLLLPFIENSFKHGSIVDGKLTINIQLTADTNSIDFSIQNSNSKNYDSQQGIGLDNIQKRLELLYANQYQLNIKNQENQFSVQLQLKTVNHD
- a CDS encoding DEAD/DEAH box helicase; this encodes MSFEDLNLNTPLYNALNDLGFVKPTPIQSKAFNLVASGKDVVGIAQTGTGKTFAYMLPILRHLKYSTQDNPRVLILVPTRELVVQVVDEIEKLAAYINVRVLGVYGGTNINTQKQAVAQGQDIIVATPGRLFDLAVSHVLHLKSIQKLVIDEVDVMLDLGFRHQLLNIFDILPERRQNIMFSATMTEDVDALITDFFTKPQRVTIAVSGTPLHNIEQERYDVANFHTKTNLLEYLLNDSETYNKVLVFVAFKRLADLLFEEIEERFPGQSCVIHSNKTQNYRLRSIEQFRAGDNRMLIATDVMARGLDIENISHVINFDTPKFPENYMHRIGRTGRAEQQGRALTFSTKKEQEAIETIQEYMEMKIPLIDFPENVEISKQLIEEERPQIREHNNPTKQTGDDVPGPAFHEKKDKNKKENLGGSYKFKIAAKYKKPKTRGDKNYNKRNKK
- a CDS encoding RNA polymerase sigma factor, translating into MLTFIINPIFLEPLKKNNKQTDEELVSNIVKNNDTLLFEVLYDRFASLVYNKCYGFAKDEDEAKDLTQDVFLKLFVKLASFKGKSKFSTWLYAFTYNHCVNYVTRNTAKKFEKQSVDYADIENISEEPNDEEFNDMRIDKLKQALELVSPEEKMILLLKYQDNLSIREIVSVLDIGESAVKMRIKRAKDKLLTVYNDNLV
- a CDS encoding alpha/beta hydrolase-fold protein, coding for MRKIIQITVTIITVLSSLSIYAQSTQDGFNQIDYEITDSIYSKTLNSYRHFWVKLPENYNPKSKAKYPVIYLLDGFSLKSSLEVVYDNYWGHYMPHMILVGISNRKNRTRNLTISKIENRRGATMQNESGGAEQFTTFIETDLMPYIDKTFQTSRYRTLIGHSYAGLFTINVLLKHSHLFNNYIAIDPSLDWDGQKLLKEAKVKLKSKSFKGKSLFVAFAAEQLHMSDDTVTIDNLMENTSEFTLFPRSIVEFSEYASAQKQNGLQFSWKVYPEDLHGTVPLPAIRDGLVAVFKWYQFKSPQTYNNPETSIEDLIESLKNQEEIYKNHFGYVVPPMVEELFVGYGHMYFQTDQKEKAKLFLNKAIEYYPNKTLAYEMLADYFESVNDIENAIKHLNIAYNINRDEQLKRRIEALSQN
- a CDS encoding MotA/TolQ/ExbB proton channel family protein; protein product: MMTLTLALKSIFNFSIFMNIFMDGGPFFMTLILICLLISIVFLVIGFSSAKKTEEKARKMLKLASDSSLLGLVLGFLGSVLGLITAFDSVEAMGNPDPSIFAGGLKVSLLTATFGLFTFVVTRVGIIVLRFVLTSEEVSE
- a CDS encoding mechanosensitive ion channel family protein; translation: MDKVTDIKNNALDSLSGMWPEISSMLMNVVLALVVLIIGWLITKIVVKLIKKALKLAHANKLDDKLNEIEIVEGKQLNFDTIKIVSTFVKWVIYIMLLIIVSDILNMKTLSEQISNFLGYLPQLFVALIIFTLGLLFANFVKNGLKSFFESMDLSGGKMISQVVFFLLIIFISITALNQAGVDTEIITSNLTMILAAFLVSFALAFGLGAREVVADLLRTFYTRKTYEVGQKIEFETKVYEVGAISNISVTLKNSEGKLIVPIKDIVENQIKIID